In Vibrio gangliei, a single window of DNA contains:
- the htpG gene encoding molecular chaperone HtpG, whose product MSDTMTNNKETRGFQSEVKQLLHLMIHSLYSNKEIFLRELISNASDAADKLRFQALSNPDLYQGDADLGVKLSFNTETNTLTISDNGIGMSRDDVIEHLGTIAKSGTAEFFSKLSEDQSKDSQLIGQFGVGFYSAFIVADAVTVRTRAAGLPADQAVQWHSAGEGDYTIEDITKETRGTDIILHMRDEGKEFLSEYRLRDVIGKYSEHIGIPVSIWVEKEVETGEENEDGTKVTKKEAAWEQVNKAQALWTRAKSDVTDEEYIEFYKHVSHDFADPLTWSHNKVEGKNDYTSLLYIPSKAPWDMMNRDHQAGLKLYVQRVFIMDDAEQFMPSYLRFVKGLIDSNDLPLNVSREILQDNKITQSLRNACTKRVLGMLEKLSNRDEEKYQAFWKEFGLVLKEGPAEDFSNKEKIAGLMRFASTHVDQSEQTVSLASYVERMKEGQDKIYYLTADSYAAAKNSPHLEQFKSKGLEVVLMYDRIDEWLMNYLTEFDGKQFQSITKAGLDLSKFEDEAEKEQQKETEEQFKSVVERTKTYLGDRVKEVRTTFKLANTPAVVVTDDYEIGTQMARLLAAAGQDVPEVKYIFEINPNHALVKRMADESDEEAFGRWVEVLLGQAMLAERGAMEDPSHFVGAINALLTK is encoded by the coding sequence ATGAGCGATACAATGACAAACAATAAAGAAACACGTGGATTTCAATCAGAAGTAAAGCAGTTGCTGCACTTAATGATTCACTCTTTATATTCCAATAAAGAAATATTTTTACGTGAGCTAATTTCAAATGCGTCGGATGCCGCCGATAAATTGCGTTTCCAAGCCTTATCTAACCCAGATTTGTATCAAGGTGATGCTGATCTTGGCGTGAAACTTTCTTTCAATACCGAAACCAATACATTAACCATTTCAGATAATGGTATCGGTATGTCTCGTGATGATGTAATCGAGCACTTAGGGACTATTGCTAAGTCGGGCACTGCTGAGTTTTTCTCAAAGTTAAGCGAAGATCAAAGCAAAGACTCGCAACTTATTGGCCAATTCGGTGTAGGTTTTTATTCAGCGTTTATCGTTGCTGATGCAGTGACTGTACGTACGCGTGCGGCTGGCTTACCGGCTGACCAAGCGGTTCAATGGCATTCGGCAGGTGAAGGCGATTACACCATTGAAGATATCACTAAAGAAACACGTGGTACCGACATCATTTTACATATGCGTGATGAAGGTAAAGAGTTCTTATCGGAATACCGTCTACGAGATGTAATTGGTAAATATTCTGAACACATCGGCATTCCTGTTTCTATTTGGGTAGAAAAAGAGGTAGAAACAGGTGAAGAAAATGAAGACGGCACAAAAGTCACCAAAAAAGAAGCCGCTTGGGAGCAAGTAAACAAAGCTCAAGCATTATGGACCCGCGCAAAATCTGACGTGACGGATGAAGAATACATCGAGTTCTATAAACATGTTTCTCACGATTTTGCCGATCCATTAACTTGGAGTCACAACAAGGTTGAAGGTAAAAATGATTACACGAGCTTGTTGTATATTCCATCAAAAGCCCCATGGGATATGATGAATCGTGACCATCAAGCAGGCTTGAAGTTGTATGTTCAACGTGTGTTCATTATGGATGATGCAGAACAATTCATGCCTTCTTACCTACGCTTTGTAAAAGGTTTGATTGATTCTAATGATCTACCACTGAACGTATCACGAGAAATTCTTCAAGATAACAAGATCACTCAATCGCTTCGCAATGCTTGTACTAAGCGTGTTTTGGGTATGCTTGAGAAACTATCTAACCGTGATGAAGAAAAATACCAAGCATTCTGGAAAGAGTTTGGCTTGGTACTTAAAGAAGGCCCAGCAGAAGATTTCTCTAACAAAGAAAAGATTGCAGGACTCATGCGTTTTGCTTCTACCCATGTTGATCAATCAGAGCAAACAGTATCGTTAGCCTCTTATGTTGAACGCATGAAAGAAGGTCAAGATAAGATCTATTACCTAACGGCTGATAGCTATGCCGCGGCGAAAAATAGCCCGCATTTAGAGCAGTTTAAGTCGAAAGGGCTAGAAGTTGTCTTGATGTATGACCGTATCGACGAATGGTTAATGAACTATCTGACAGAGTTCGATGGTAAGCAATTCCAATCGATCACTAAGGCGGGCTTAGATTTATCTAAATTCGAAGATGAAGCGGAAAAAGAGCAGCAAAAAGAAACGGAAGAGCAATTTAAGTCGGTCGTTGAGCGCACAAAAACCTATTTAGGTGATCGCGTGAAAGAGGTTCGCACTACCTTTAAATTAGCGAATACACCAGCTGTCGTGGTGACCGATGATTATGAAATCGGTACTCAAATGGCAAGACTTCTTGCGGCAGCGGGTCAAGATGTACCGGAAGTGAAGTACATTTTTGAAATTAACCCAAATCATGCCCTTGTTAAGCGCATGGCAGATGAATCAGATGAAGAAGCCTTTGGCCGTTGGGTTGAGGTGCTTCTTGGTCAAGCTATGCTCGCCGAACGTGGTGCAATGGAAGATCCAAGTCACTTTGTCGGTGCAATCAACGCACTTCTCACTAAGTAA
- the yfcE gene encoding phosphodiesterase: MKLFFISDLHGCLPATQHVLNLFEQSDAAHLILLGDVLNHGPRNPIPAGYNPAEVAKLLNQYKTRIIAVRGNCDSEVDQMLLDFPMMAEYSILLLENGKKLFLTHGHHYNQQRMPNLNIGDVLCHGHTHIIQADWAGEQFIFNPGSITFPRNNEGASYGMYDDGVFTIYSLEGECLLTSEI, translated from the coding sequence ATGAAACTCTTTTTTATATCAGATCTGCATGGTTGCCTACCTGCCACACAACATGTTTTAAACTTATTTGAACAATCGGACGCGGCGCACCTAATTTTGCTTGGTGATGTATTGAATCATGGGCCGAGAAATCCTATCCCTGCAGGCTATAACCCAGCAGAGGTGGCTAAATTACTTAATCAATATAAAACACGCATTATTGCAGTACGTGGAAATTGTGATAGTGAAGTTGACCAGATGCTTTTAGATTTTCCAATGATGGCGGAATACTCCATCTTATTACTTGAAAACGGGAAAAAATTATTTCTGACTCACGGGCATCATTATAATCAGCAACGTATGCCGAACCTTAATATTGGCGATGTGCTTTGCCATGGGCATACGCATATCATTCAAGCTGATTGGGCGGGGGAGCAATTTATTTTTAATCCTGGCTCCATAACCTTCCCACGAAATAATGAAGGTGCCAGTTATGGTATGTATGACGATGGTGTTTTTACTATTTACTCGTTAGAAGGTGAGTGCTTGCTTACAAGTGAGATCTGA
- a CDS encoding co-chaperone YbbN yields MQNDFILELNEQNFHSTIERSQQHPVLIHFWAPSIPESASIINDLQTLATQYQGAFALAFLNCEAEPALASQFGVQSLPTIALFSNGQAVDGMAGPQTIDTISTMLMKHLPSQEDLTLKSAIEAMENDQHQEALLLLQALPDIYTSRGDIKLAIADCLLETQQFDTAKQQLAVIPLEYQDNYYKGLVAKLELHEQAADSPEIQALEAQLQSEPENLACICDLSLQYHQVSRDEEALQLLMSVLKKDLNAHDGEVKKVCMDILSALGQGNALASKYRRQLYSLLY; encoded by the coding sequence ATGCAGAACGACTTCATTTTAGAACTTAACGAGCAAAACTTTCACTCTACCATAGAACGCTCTCAGCAGCATCCTGTCCTTATTCATTTTTGGGCACCGTCCATTCCTGAAAGCGCAAGTATTATCAATGACCTACAAACACTAGCGACACAATACCAGGGTGCATTTGCATTAGCATTTTTAAACTGCGAAGCCGAACCCGCTCTTGCTTCTCAGTTTGGTGTGCAATCTTTACCCACTATTGCTCTTTTTTCAAATGGTCAAGCCGTAGATGGCATGGCTGGTCCTCAAACGATAGATACCATTTCTACTATGCTGATGAAACATCTGCCTAGCCAAGAAGACCTGACTCTAAAATCAGCCATCGAAGCCATGGAAAATGACCAGCATCAAGAGGCTTTATTGCTATTACAGGCCTTACCCGACATCTATACATCTCGTGGGGACATTAAACTCGCCATTGCTGACTGCTTGTTAGAAACGCAACAATTTGATACGGCAAAACAGCAATTAGCGGTCATTCCTTTAGAATACCAAGACAACTATTACAAAGGATTAGTAGCGAAACTAGAACTGCATGAACAAGCAGCTGACAGCCCTGAAATACAAGCACTCGAAGCACAATTACAGTCAGAACCAGAGAATCTAGCCTGCATCTGTGACTTAAGTTTGCAATATCATCAAGTCTCTCGTGATGAAGAAGCGTTGCAGCTTTTGATGAGCGTATTGAAAAAAGATCTCAACGCCCATGATGGTGAAGTGAAAAAAGTATGCATGGATATTTTATCTGCACTTGGGCAGGGAAATGCTCTTGCATCAAAATATCGCCGCCAATTGTATTCTTTACTTTATTGA
- a CDS encoding SelT/SelW/SelH family protein, whose amino-acid sequence MKAQIDIYYCRQCNWMLRASWLNQELLHTFSEEIDFVALHPDTGGRFEIFCNGQSIWERKLDGGFPEAKVLKQRVRDIIAPDRDLGHSDTK is encoded by the coding sequence ATGAAAGCTCAAATCGATATTTATTATTGCCGGCAATGCAACTGGATGCTTCGTGCCAGCTGGTTGAATCAAGAGCTTTTACATACTTTTAGCGAAGAAATCGACTTTGTTGCACTCCACCCAGATACTGGTGGACGTTTTGAAATTTTTTGTAATGGGCAAAGCATCTGGGAACGTAAACTAGACGGGGGCTTTCCTGAAGCGAAAGTATTGAAACAGCGAGTGAGAGATATCATCGCGCCAGACCGCGATTTAGGTCATAGCGACACAAAGTAG
- a CDS encoding regulatory protein ToxS has translation MKKNISFVVLIAALLGSWLYWTGDGKLKQTLLANEWHSSTVAYMNFWDQKVASLDKAVITSTVKYLPNQTYLKNSTLIFSSANVESPVEITISESGRWDLSDHYLIVDPDEFKDISTKPVTQISPQQVDELKKLFKISSQQSRKVDVVDDNTLLLTTLGHGSTLLVSLQ, from the coding sequence ATGAAAAAAAACATTTCTTTTGTCGTCCTTATTGCCGCTTTACTGGGGTCATGGCTGTATTGGACGGGTGATGGAAAGTTAAAGCAAACTTTGCTCGCCAATGAATGGCATTCCAGCACAGTGGCTTACATGAATTTTTGGGATCAAAAGGTGGCATCTTTAGATAAGGCGGTCATTACTTCTACGGTGAAGTACTTGCCGAACCAAACTTACCTAAAGAATTCAACATTGATTTTTTCTAGTGCGAACGTAGAAAGCCCAGTTGAAATTACTATTTCAGAGTCTGGCCGTTGGGACCTGAGTGACCACTACTTAATTGTCGACCCTGATGAGTTTAAGGACATTTCAACAAAACCGGTCACGCAAATATCGCCACAGCAAGTAGATGAGCTGAAAAAACTATTTAAAATTAGCTCTCAGCAAAGCAGAAAAGTCGATGTTGTGGATGACAACACATTGTTACTGACTACACTTGGCCACGGTTCGACTTTGTTAGTCTCGCTTCAGTGA
- a CDS encoding TIGR01777 family oxidoreductase, giving the protein MHILMTGGTGFIGTELVKHFTGHQITILTRSPKRAKKALKHADFSNINYINNLSDFADLNHIDMVINLAGEPIADKRWNTQQKDKICNSRWGTTEQLVTLIKKSSQPPKCLISGSAVGIYGDKKHHQVYENAKLADSGFPFKVCHHWEKLALQAESENTRVCILRTGIVLGTQGGALHKMLPPFKFGLGAKLGSGEQYMPWIHLQDAARAIAYLAQHSKASGIFNLCAPHPVTNAVFTECLARSLKRPAFITSPKWLMNIMMGESAQLLFDSVRAKPKHLTELGFTFTFSHLEPALKQLLHTK; this is encoded by the coding sequence ATGCATATTTTAATGACGGGAGGAACAGGCTTCATTGGTACAGAATTAGTCAAGCATTTTACTGGTCATCAAATCACTATTCTCACTCGCTCCCCTAAAAGAGCAAAAAAAGCCCTTAAACATGCTGATTTTTCGAATATTAACTATATCAATAACCTTTCAGACTTCGCTGATCTGAATCATATCGATATGGTAATTAACCTGGCGGGAGAGCCGATTGCGGACAAACGTTGGAATACACAACAAAAAGACAAAATTTGCAACAGCCGTTGGGGCACAACCGAACAATTGGTCACGCTGATTAAGAAAAGTAGCCAGCCACCTAAGTGTTTGATCAGTGGCTCCGCGGTTGGGATATACGGTGATAAGAAACATCATCAAGTGTATGAAAATGCCAAACTAGCTGATTCCGGCTTTCCATTTAAAGTATGTCATCACTGGGAAAAGTTAGCTTTGCAGGCTGAAAGTGAAAATACCCGAGTTTGTATACTGAGAACGGGCATCGTCCTAGGCACTCAAGGCGGGGCGCTCCATAAAATGCTCCCCCCATTTAAATTCGGTTTAGGAGCAAAGCTTGGTTCTGGTGAACAATATATGCCTTGGATACACCTCCAGGATGCGGCACGAGCGATCGCTTATTTAGCTCAGCACTCCAAAGCCAGTGGCATATTCAACTTATGTGCTCCTCACCCTGTGACCAATGCAGTATTTACTGAGTGTTTAGCAAGAAGCCTTAAAAGACCAGCGTTTATCACTTCACCTAAATGGTTAATGAACATTATGATGGGAGAATCAGCCCAACTGCTATTCGACAGTGTAAGAGCAAAGCCTAAGCACCTCACCGAACTTGGATTCACATTCACCTTCTCACACTTAGAACCGGCATTGAAGCAATTACTGCACACAAAATAA
- a CDS encoding multidrug transporter has translation MEKKFKVTLLTAAMVGAFASMPAAAEDPVGPEYAGEVTKFFSESTVSGNLNFFMRARDRAPGTDANGNDEKKITNLDHGSVFANLGFNSGYVGDVAGADFVIYSTFDMWNNGSPDHEMNFWGVNNPYDKNPDDSGCDGAWDSSCTDNGASIATAAAKFKFGDVATAKLGYFQPSVPSSLGVNWSFAPGTYRGGEIGFNFSGLELGVIVADEYKAPWFKTTYGFQTTNGEDAGEVYSVGARYTLDNGISFDAAYAGLTDGDRKTGHFKVKGTTDGGFYWSPQVYIVDDKEQYDSTAFQLAFLSAYSLGQYSFRAEATYTSAESKDENSVGNLSYRVTSQYGGSNGAYDIWWNNRSDYNHDGEFAGFLSASRDFSDIGAKGFSAGVSVAGGGGASAGGDIDDLVEYAYSAFANYAIQGGALEGANINFYWTQYFNDTNAGNWAPYTNLFQDENDFKLMLTIPFTVK, from the coding sequence ATGGAAAAAAAATTTAAAGTTACGTTGTTAACTGCCGCAATGGTTGGTGCTTTTGCATCAATGCCTGCAGCAGCCGAGGATCCAGTTGGTCCAGAATATGCTGGTGAAGTTACCAAGTTTTTTTCTGAATCAACTGTTAGTGGTAATTTGAACTTTTTTATGCGAGCTCGTGATCGTGCTCCAGGTACTGATGCAAATGGTAACGACGAGAAAAAAATTACTAACTTAGATCATGGCTCAGTGTTCGCTAACTTGGGTTTTAATTCTGGCTATGTAGGTGATGTTGCAGGTGCAGATTTTGTCATATACAGCACATTTGATATGTGGAACAACGGTTCCCCAGATCATGAAATGAATTTCTGGGGCGTTAATAACCCTTATGATAAGAACCCTGATGATAGTGGCTGTGATGGAGCATGGGATTCTAGCTGTACAGATAACGGTGCGTCTATTGCAACAGCTGCTGCTAAATTTAAGTTTGGTGATGTTGCCACAGCAAAATTAGGTTATTTCCAACCATCGGTACCAAGTTCTCTTGGGGTTAACTGGTCCTTTGCACCAGGTACATATCGTGGTGGTGAAATCGGCTTTAATTTTAGTGGTTTAGAGTTGGGCGTCATTGTTGCTGATGAATATAAAGCACCATGGTTTAAAACAACATATGGTTTCCAAACTACGAATGGTGAAGATGCTGGTGAGGTATACTCTGTTGGTGCTCGCTATACACTAGACAACGGTATTTCATTTGACGCTGCATACGCAGGTTTGACTGATGGTGATCGTAAAACAGGCCACTTTAAGGTCAAAGGCACGACAGATGGTGGTTTCTACTGGTCTCCACAGGTTTATATTGTTGATGATAAAGAACAATATGACAGTACAGCGTTTCAGTTAGCTTTCTTATCTGCATATTCACTTGGGCAATATTCTTTCCGTGCAGAGGCGACTTATACGTCAGCTGAGTCAAAAGATGAAAATTCAGTTGGTAACCTTTCGTATCGTGTAACTAGCCAATATGGTGGTTCAAACGGTGCTTACGATATTTGGTGGAACAACCGTTCGGATTATAACCATGATGGCGAGTTTGCTGGTTTCTTATCTGCATCTCGTGATTTCTCTGATATTGGTGCTAAAGGCTTCAGTGCTGGTGTAAGTGTCGCTGGCGGCGGCGGTGCAAGCGCTGGTGGTGATATTGATGACTTAGTTGAATACGCTTACAGTGCGTTTGCAAACTATGCAATTCAAGGTGGTGCATTAGAAGGTGCGAATATTAACTTCTATTGGACACAATACTTCAATGATACCAATGCTGGAAACTGGGCTCCTTACACGAACCTATTCCAAGATGAAAATGATTTCAAACTTATGCTGACTATTCCGTTTACTGTTAAGTAA
- a CDS encoding winged helix-turn-helix domain-containing protein, which produces MTNIGTKYILAQKFIFDPYSNTLTDLNDDSNVVRLGSNESRILLILIENSNQVVSRDQLHEYVWRDQGFQVDDSSLTQAISTLRKMLQDSTKSPQFVKTVPKRGYQLIAEIELATPPKIQEESVNDTAEQAPLEEKNTTLSQESTTSSISPTTTPASTNSQTVEKEKIPLWLKLIWVVIILVPALAWFAQAPKSGDFTRIALADKTPLLLLSNQTEVGDWLPIIQQCTQSYQSHVKTPLLKVITTGGGNENIALNFIHDETYTDQNKTIVLFVNQTNYKSLCQ; this is translated from the coding sequence ATGACTAACATAGGCACTAAATATATTCTTGCCCAAAAGTTCATCTTTGATCCTTATAGCAATACGCTTACGGATCTCAATGATGACAGTAATGTCGTACGTTTAGGAAGTAATGAAAGCCGCATACTTTTGATCTTGATTGAAAACTCAAATCAGGTGGTGAGCCGAGATCAACTGCATGAGTATGTATGGCGAGACCAAGGATTTCAGGTCGACGACTCAAGCCTCACTCAAGCAATATCGACATTAAGGAAGATGTTGCAAGATTCCACCAAATCTCCTCAATTTGTCAAAACCGTTCCAAAGCGAGGCTATCAGCTCATCGCTGAAATTGAACTGGCTACCCCGCCCAAAATTCAAGAGGAGTCAGTCAATGACACAGCAGAACAAGCGCCCTTAGAGGAGAAAAATACTACGTTAAGCCAAGAGTCCACAACGTCATCTATTTCTCCGACAACAACTCCAGCATCAACCAACTCTCAAACGGTTGAGAAAGAAAAGATTCCGCTTTGGCTGAAACTGATTTGGGTTGTCATTATTTTGGTTCCGGCGCTCGCGTGGTTTGCTCAAGCCCCGAAATCTGGTGACTTTACCCGTATTGCTCTGGCTGATAAAACCCCATTGCTCTTACTTTCTAACCAAACAGAAGTCGGTGACTGGTTACCCATCATTCAGCAATGTACACAAAGCTATCAATCTCATGTGAAAACCCCACTATTAAAAGTGATCACCACAGGTGGTGGTAACGAAAATATCGCGTTAAATTTTATTCACGATGAAACATACACTGACCAAAACAAAACCATTGTGTTGTTCGTTAACCAAACAAACTACAAATCACTTTGCCAATAA
- a CDS encoding DUF2799 domain-containing protein translates to MRNYSNIVIFSFFILGCAHSVPTTEEYWYKQGFMLGVRGQFIDHAKLLIFKEDKQFDNQSYHRGYVDGKSDFCDPEQAFNKGISGIKYSDQCDEFSQHVRIKAEWQRGWEAFISMGLF, encoded by the coding sequence ATGAGAAACTACAGTAATATCGTTATTTTTTCATTTTTTATATTAGGCTGTGCTCACTCTGTACCGACTACTGAGGAGTATTGGTATAAGCAAGGATTTATGTTAGGTGTTAGAGGTCAATTTATAGATCATGCCAAATTGTTAATATTCAAGGAAGATAAACAGTTTGATAATCAAAGTTATCATCGAGGGTATGTTGATGGTAAATCTGATTTCTGTGACCCTGAACAAGCCTTTAATAAAGGTATTTCAGGTATAAAATATTCTGACCAATGTGATGAATTCTCTCAACATGTTAGGATTAAAGCTGAGTGGCAACGAGGTTGGGAAGCTTTTATATCAATGGGCTTATTTTAA
- the cueR gene encoding Cu(I)-responsive transcriptional regulator, which produces MNISQVSKLTGLTAKSIRFYEDKGIIQAPLRLDNGYRDYSEAQIEQLKMVARARAVGFHLDECKALVDLASDPCRTSFTVKETTKAKLAEVDKKLAELTSIRQQLVDWINECPGDEGPDCPIINGLSGTDPKKESRCCK; this is translated from the coding sequence ATGAACATCAGCCAAGTATCAAAACTGACTGGTTTAACCGCTAAATCGATTCGTTTTTATGAAGATAAAGGTATTATTCAGGCTCCATTACGACTGGATAATGGTTATCGGGACTATTCTGAAGCGCAAATCGAACAACTAAAAATGGTCGCGCGCGCTAGAGCGGTCGGCTTTCACCTTGACGAGTGTAAAGCTCTCGTTGATCTTGCTTCTGACCCGTGTCGTACCAGTTTTACAGTAAAAGAAACCACTAAGGCAAAGTTGGCTGAAGTCGATAAGAAATTGGCGGAGTTAACCTCAATCAGGCAGCAATTGGTTGATTGGATTAATGAATGCCCTGGAGATGAAGGACCTGATTGCCCGATAATTAATGGTTTATCTGGCACAGATCCAAAAAAAGAGTCTAGATGCTGCAAATAA
- the ligA gene encoding NAD-dependent DNA ligase LigA, which translates to MTTEIQQKIEQLRETLHYHGVRYYVEDNPEITDAEYDRLMRELQELEQAHPEFYSESSPSVRVGGKPLEGFTQVKHEIPMLSLDNAFEDSELDNFHKKITTRLNGQPCNIYCCEPKLDGLAVSLLYENGILVQAATRGDGATGENITANVKTIKSIPLKLQGNNWPQRIEVRGEVFMLLDGFNAFNEKALKNGTKPFANPRNAAAGSLRQLDSKITATRPLSFYAYSVGVVEGGELPQSHYQRFLTLKSWGLPMCPETKVVEGLDKVKDYYQDILTRRAELAYEIDGVVIKVDDIDLQEELGFVARAPRWAIAYKFPAQEEMTRLNDVEFQVGRTGAITPVAKLEPVYVGGVTVSNATLHNADEIERLDVHIGDTVIVRRAGDVIPKIVGVVADRRPDNAKSVEYPTQCPVCHSDAERVEGEAVTRCTGGLICQAQRIEALKHFVSRKAMDVDGLGVKVIEQLVDREMVQTPADLFKLSAGLLTVLDRLGPKSAQNIVNALEAAKETTLPRFLYSLGIREVGEATAQNLSVHFQSLDKIRNATQEQLVEVPDVGQVVAEHIVHFFSEENNLAVIDDLIAQGIHWPEIEVTVDPESLPMKDKTVVITGSFSQLNRNEAKAALQALGAKVAGSVSKKTDILFAGEATGSKLTKAQELGVEIQDEAQLLALLQSN; encoded by the coding sequence ATGACGACAGAAATTCAACAAAAAATAGAACAATTGCGCGAAACCTTGCATTATCACGGTGTTCGTTATTATGTCGAAGATAACCCTGAAATCACGGATGCTGAATACGACCGTTTGATGAGAGAGTTGCAAGAATTAGAACAGGCCCATCCTGAGTTTTATTCAGAGTCTTCCCCTTCTGTGCGCGTTGGTGGTAAACCTTTAGAGGGCTTTACTCAGGTTAAACATGAAATCCCAATGTTATCGCTTGATAATGCTTTTGAAGACAGTGAGCTGGATAACTTTCATAAAAAAATCACTACGCGTTTAAACGGTCAGCCATGCAATATTTATTGCTGCGAACCTAAACTAGATGGTCTAGCCGTCAGTTTGTTGTATGAAAATGGCATTCTTGTACAAGCTGCAACTCGTGGTGATGGTGCCACCGGGGAAAACATTACCGCTAACGTGAAAACCATTAAATCCATTCCATTAAAACTGCAAGGTAACAACTGGCCTCAACGCATTGAAGTGCGTGGGGAAGTATTTATGTTGCTTGATGGGTTTAACGCCTTTAATGAAAAAGCATTAAAAAATGGTACTAAACCTTTCGCAAATCCACGAAATGCAGCTGCGGGCAGCTTACGTCAGCTGGATTCAAAAATTACCGCCACGAGACCTCTTAGTTTTTATGCCTATAGCGTGGGTGTTGTTGAAGGCGGTGAGCTACCGCAGAGCCATTATCAGCGCTTTTTAACTTTGAAGTCGTGGGGGCTACCTATGTGCCCGGAGACTAAGGTGGTTGAAGGGTTAGATAAAGTTAAAGACTATTATCAAGATATTCTCACTCGCCGCGCTGAGCTCGCGTATGAAATTGATGGTGTGGTGATCAAAGTTGATGATATCGACCTACAAGAAGAGTTGGGCTTTGTCGCGCGCGCACCGCGTTGGGCCATTGCGTATAAATTCCCAGCTCAAGAAGAAATGACGCGCTTAAACGATGTTGAATTTCAAGTCGGTCGCACAGGGGCGATTACACCCGTTGCGAAATTAGAACCAGTGTATGTAGGCGGTGTGACCGTCAGTAATGCCACGTTGCATAATGCTGATGAAATTGAGCGCTTGGATGTACATATTGGCGATACCGTCATCGTGCGCCGTGCTGGTGATGTGATCCCTAAGATCGTTGGTGTGGTTGCAGATAGACGTCCTGATAACGCGAAAAGCGTGGAATATCCTACTCAATGCCCTGTATGCCATTCTGATGCAGAGCGAGTAGAAGGTGAAGCGGTGACGCGTTGTACTGGCGGGTTAATTTGCCAAGCACAACGCATTGAAGCCTTAAAGCACTTTGTTTCGCGTAAGGCGATGGATGTCGATGGACTGGGTGTGAAAGTGATTGAGCAATTAGTCGATCGTGAGATGGTGCAAACGCCAGCGGATTTATTCAAATTATCGGCTGGCTTACTAACCGTGTTAGATCGCTTGGGGCCTAAATCTGCACAAAATATTGTAAATGCATTAGAAGCGGCTAAAGAAACAACGTTACCGCGGTTCTTGTACTCTTTAGGGATCAGAGAGGTTGGAGAAGCAACGGCACAAAACTTATCTGTTCATTTTCAATCTTTAGATAAGATCAGAAATGCAACTCAAGAACAATTGGTTGAAGTACCAGATGTCGGTCAAGTGGTTGCAGAACATATCGTGCATTTCTTTTCTGAAGAGAATAATTTGGCCGTGATTGATGATTTAATTGCTCAAGGAATTCATTGGCCGGAAATTGAAGTGACTGTCGATCCTGAGTCATTACCAATGAAAGATAAAACCGTGGTCATCACGGGCTCATTTAGCCAACTTAATCGCAATGAGGCTAAAGCCGCGTTACAAGCGTTGGGAGCAAAAGTAGCAGGTAGCGTTTCGAAGAAAACAGACATCTTGTTTGCAGGAGAAGCGACTGGTTCGAAACTGACAAAAGCGCAAGAACTAGGCGTAGAGATACAAGATGAAGCGCAACTGCTTGCTCTTCTTCAAAGTAATTAA